From a region of the Vairimorpha necatrix chromosome 4, complete sequence genome:
- a CDS encoding putative SP-containing protein, with amino-acid sequence MLLTLGIIYCTQLNHNLSGKNDNSEINETLSYDKLKKTVFDSECSSFVNFTQLLKQSDYLGREYGIYFYDDNLCDNNFNQTNLDQISNKIYSKLQNNNYQSGIVNEETEYSQGFFSVEISNKFEKSYKILSECRNNIDQYILLMKNTIIEKKYTNNQILKDSEDYRKFQINSIKIHRFSQFLKRIKNIQLPRTSGKLKTLNLPLETHNIISAFIDLFKHFTKIFFTRERHITSKSYSAVTKQAMFNYNKEILSAFDHIPIVKTLEIIDEELNKFKYESYSQKIKVRRIIELLNNKLNVTFVKTKKCIEIYNQVSQIYNK; translated from the coding sequence ATGTTATTGACATTAggtattatttattgtacACAATTAAACCATAATCTTTCTggaaaaaatgataatagTGAGATTAATGAAACTTTATCATATgataaacttaaaaaaactgTTTTTGACTCAGAATGTTCTTCTTTTGTTAATTTTACACAACTTTTGAAGCAGTCAGATTATTTGGGACGAGAATAtggaatatatttttatgatgaTAATCTATGtgataataattttaaccAAACTAATCTAGACCAAATTAGCAACAAAATCTACTCAAAATTGCAAAATAATAACTACCAATCAGGTATTGTAAACGAAGAAACTGAATATAGCCAAGGATTTTTTTCAGTTGAAATATccaataaatttgaaaaatcttataaaatattgtcaGAATGTAGGAACAATATTGACCAATATATACTACTGATGAAAAATActataatagaaaaaaagtataccaacaatcaaatattaaaagacaGTGAAGATTATAGAAAGTTCCAAATTAATAGCATAAAAATTCATCGTTTTTctcaatttttaaagagaattaaaaacattcaaCTACCAAGAACTAGTGGAAAActtaaaacattaaatttGCCACTAGAGACCCACAATATAATTTCCGCATTCATAGATCTGTTCAAGCATTTCacgaaaattttttttacaagagAAAGACATATAACTTCAAAAAGTTATTCGGCTGTGACTAAACAAGCGatgtttaattataataaagaaatattatctGCATTTGATCATATACCTATAGTAAAAACTCTAGAAATAATTGACgaagaattaaataagTTTAAATATGAATCTTATTCGCAAAAGATAAAAGTACGAAGAATTATTGAGTtgttaaataataaattaaatgttacatttgtaaaaacaaaaaaatgtatcGAGATATATAATCAGGTAAGTCAGATATACAACAAATAA